Genomic segment of bacterium:
TGAATTTCCTTTTTTTAAGAGGGCCTCCTCCGATATCATAAACAATCTTTCTGAGGTTTGTTCCCATGGGGACTTCCACAAGGCCGACATTTTTTACCTTGCCTGCCAGGGAAAATATTTTTGTTCCTTTGCTTTTTTCCGTTCCTATATTCGCGTAAAAATCAAAGCCTTTTGAAATAATCGTGCTGATATTGGAAAAGGTTTCTGTATTGTTTAAGACAGTTGGTTTCCCAAGCAGTCCTTTTTCAGCGGAATGAGGAGGGGTAAGCTCCGGGAAACCGCGTTCACCTTCCAGGGTTTTTATAAGAGCGGTTGACTTCCCGCATATAAAAGTTTTTACGCCCCGCCTGCGGATAAGATTGAAATTAAAATTGGTCCCGAGTATTTTATTCCCGAGAAAATTCAGTTCCCCTGCCTGGCAGATGGCCTTGTCCAGCCGTTCAATCGCAAGATTATAATCGGGATTCACTACGATAAATCCCGTATTAGCGCCCACGGCATAGCCTGCAATTATTATTCCCTCAATTACCCTGTGCGGGTCGCCTTCCAGCAGGCTTCTGTCCTTGAATGTTCCGGGGTCGCATTCTTCTGCGTTGCAGATTACATATTTCTGGTCAGACGGAGTATTGAGGGTCACTTCCCATTTAATACCTGCAGGGAATCCCGCCCCCCCGCGGCCCCTGAGCCCGGATTTTTTAATAATATCAACAATATTTTTAGGTTGTATTGTTAATGCCATTTTTAAGGCGTTGTATCCGCCGGCCTCGAGGTAACTGTTAATATCTTCAGGATTTATGTAACCGCAGTGTTCAAGAATCATCCGTGTCTGGTTGTTATAAAATGAAGCATAAGGGCTTTCTTCTTTTTCGCTGTAAATTATCAATTCTTTTACCGGTTTTTGTTCAAGTATATGTTCTTTAATTATCCGCGGGACAATTTCCCTGTTAACATGGCCGTAAGTAATCCGGCCGAAAGGGGGCATAATAATATCCACCAGGACATCATTGGAACATAAACCCCGGCATCCCGTCTGGCTGGTGCGGCACGGCCTTTTTCCAATTGATGCTTTAATAATTTCATTTTTTAGCTGAGATTCAAATTCGTTTAACACGTCCTTCCCGCCGGAGGCTATGCTGTTCGTTCCCATGCAAACCAGGATTTGAATATCAGGAGAATTTTTGTTATTCATGTTTTTTATGTTCTTCAGCCCTCTTTTTAATACCCTTTATTTCTGACTGGTATTTTAGCTTATTTAACAGGTTTTCAGTTGAATCCGGCGTTAAATTCCCGTGTATTTTGTCGTTAATCGCAATGGCAGGGGATATCCCGCACGCGCCAAGGCATTCCACCATCTCAAAACTGAAAACACGGTCTTTCGAAATCTCACCGCATTTTATGCCAAGGGCCTTTTCTATTACTTCCATTATTTTTTTTGCTCCGCGGACGTGGCAGGGCGATCCTGAGCAGATTTTTATTGAGAATTCCGCCTGGAGTATTTCTTCACCTTTCATTTTTAATTTAAACTGGGAGTGAA
This window contains:
- a CDS encoding NAD(P)H-dependent oxidoreductase subunit E, which translates into the protein MENITLAIPESAVINEIINIHKNGIGPLIPILQDIQNKFGYISEEALEIISEKLRQPIPHVYGVATFHSQFKLKMKGEEILQAEFSIKICSGSPCHVRGAKKIMEVIEKALGIKCGEISKDRVFSFEMVECLGACGISPAIAINDKIHGNLTPDSTENLLNKLKYQSEIKGIKKRAEEHKKHE
- a CDS encoding NADH-ubiquinone oxidoreductase-F iron-sulfur binding region domain-containing protein → MNNKNSPDIQILVCMGTNSIASGGKDVLNEFESQLKNEIIKASIGKRPCRTSQTGCRGLCSNDVLVDIIMPPFGRITYGHVNREIVPRIIKEHILEQKPVKELIIYSEKEESPYASFYNNQTRMILEHCGYINPEDINSYLEAGGYNALKMALTIQPKNIVDIIKKSGLRGRGGAGFPAGIKWEVTLNTPSDQKYVICNAEECDPGTFKDRSLLEGDPHRVIEGIIIAGYAVGANTGFIVVNPDYNLAIERLDKAICQAGELNFLGNKILGTNFNFNLIRRRGVKTFICGKSTALIKTLEGERGFPELTPPHSAEKGLLGKPTVLNNTETFSNISTIISKGFDFYANIGTEKSKGTKIFSLAGKVKNVGLVEVPMGTNLRKIVYDIGGGPLKKRKFKAIQVGGPLGGCFPESMLENVIIDYETLKEAGTTIGSGGLVVMDDKTCMVDLAKHYLEFTQEQTCGKCATCRLGTEVLYETLKKITEGKGTPEDIHVLTTLSRDIQDFSLCGLGKTAPNPVLTTIKYFYDEYEEHINKKICRARTCRGLLKFKIDENLCKKCGLCLKKACKFNAIEWEPKKTAQIKPENCVRCCACVDICDYNAIY